The Arachis duranensis cultivar V14167 unplaced genomic scaffold, aradu.V14167.gnm2.J7QH unplaced_Scaffold_165933, whole genome shotgun sequence genome includes a window with the following:
- the LOC107470243 gene encoding LOW QUALITY PROTEIN: endo-1,4-beta-xylanase 1-like (The sequence of the model RefSeq protein was modified relative to this genomic sequence to represent the inferred CDS: inserted 2 bases in 1 codon) gives MKSLCACFYTSSVFNSHSHSHWNHNHSHSQSQIMAGSISGPSGGNAANILLNHDFSGGLDSWHVNCCDGYVVSAEEVSQLGISMETDGNCAVITSRKECWQGLEQDITSRVSIGSTYIVSALVGISGLSQGSNDVQATLKLEYHNSATSYLFIGRTSVTRGNWKKLEGTFSLSTMPKRVVFYLEGPAPGVDILIRSVEIGCSNPNNNIARTGCVSTGEDNVIINPQFDDGLNNWSGRGCKIALHDSMGNXITGRVQRKLAYEVTTSVRIFGNNVTTADVRATLYVQTSDLRDQYIGIANVQATDKDWIDMQGKFLLNGSPSKVVIYLEGPLPGTDILVNSLVVKRAPKTPPSTPPDIKGVAFGVNVIENSNLADGTNGWYPLGNCTLSVKTGSPHIMPPMARDSLGPHELLSGRYILVTNRTQTWMGPAQTITDKLKLFVTYQVSAWVRLGSGSSGPQNVNVALGVDNQWVNGGQTEVSDQRWHEIGGSFRIEKQPSKVMVYIQGPASGVDLMVAGLQIFPVDRHARFKYLKSQTDKIRKRDVTLKFSGLDASNYSKTSVQVRQIQNDFPVGTCISRMNIDNEDFVDFFVKHFNWAVFGNELKWYWTEPQQGNFNYKDADDLLNLCQKNKIETRGHCIFWEVDGTVQQWIKALNKTDLMAAVQNRLNGLLTRYKGKFNHYDVNNEMLHGSFYQDRLGKDIRTNMFKTANQLDPTATLFVNDYHVEDGCDTRSCPEKYIEHILDLQEQGSPVGGIGIQGHIDSPVGPIVCSSLDKLGILGLPIWFTELDVSSTNEYVRADDLEVMLREAMAHPAVEGLMLWGFWELFMSRDNSHLVNAEGEINEAGKRFLALKQEWLSHSHGNVDQQGQYNFRGFHGTYKVDIVIDTKKVSKTFVLDKGDSPMVVSIDF, from the exons ATGAAGAGTTTGTGTGCTTGCTTCTACACAAGCAGTGTCTTCAACTCTCACTCCCACTCTCACTGGAACCATAACCATTCTCATTCTCAATCTCAG ATCATGGCGGGAAGCATCTCTGGTCCGAGTGGGGGCAATGCTGCTAACATTTTACTAAATCATGACTTCTCCGGAGGGTTGGATTCTTGGCATGTCAATTGCTGCGACGGCTATGTAGTTTCGGCTGAAGAAGTTTCCCAGTTAGGAATATCAATGGAGACAGATGGTAATTGTGCTGTTATCACCAGCCGAAAAGAATGCTGGCAAGGTCTCGAGCAAGACATCACAAGCAGAGTTTCCATTGGCTCCACTTACATAGTTTCAGCTCTTGTTGGAATATCCGGCCTGTCTCAGGGATCTAATGATGTCCAAGCTACCCTGAAACTTGAATATCACAATTCGGCTACTAGTTACTTGTTCATTGGAAG AACTTCTGTTACTAGGGGAAACTGGAAAAAGCTGGAAGGTACATTTTCATTGTCGACTATGCCAAAACGAGTTGTATTTTATTTGGAAGGACCTGCTCCTGGAGTTGATATACTTATTCGCTCCGTAGAGATCGGCTGTTCAAATCCTAACAACAAT ATTGCAAGAACTGGATGTGTTTCTACTGGAGAAGATAACGTCATAATAAACCCGCAATTTGATGATGGCTTGAACAATTGGTCCGGAAGAGGCTGtaagattgcattgcatgattccATGGGAAA GATCACCGGAAGAGTGCAGCGCAAGCTCGCCTACGAGGTCACTACTTCAGTTCGAATATTTGGAAACAATGTCACTACTGCTGATGTTCGCGCTACTTTGTATGTCCAAACATCAGATCTTCGAGACCAGTACATCGGCATTGCCAA TGTGCAGGCAACagacaaagattggattgatatgcaggGAAAGTTCCTTCTAAATGGATCCCCATCAAAAGTGGTAATTTATTTAGAGGGTCCTCTGCCGGGTACTGACATTCTTGTTAATAGTTTGGTTGTAAAGCGTGCGCCTAAGACACCTCCATCAACACCACCGGACATAAAG GGTGTTGCTTTTGGGGTTAATGTAATTGAGAACAGCAATCTGGCTGATGGCACTAATGGATGGTATCCCCTTGGTAACTGCACATTGAGTGTTAAAACCGGCTCGCCACATATAATGCCGCCGATGGCAAGAGACTCTCTAGGACCACATGAGCTTCTAAGTGGACGCTACATACTTGTAACAAACCGCACACAAACATGGATGGGTCCTGCTCAGACTATCACTGATAAATTGAAACTCTTTGTGACTTATCAAGTATCGGCTTGGGTTCGGCTTGGTTCGGGATCATCCGGGCCACAGAATGTGAATGTTGCCCTTGGTGTTGACAACCAGTGGGTCAATGGAGGACAAACTGAGGTATCCGATCAAAGATGGCATGAAATCGGTGGGTCGTTTAGAATCGAAAAGCAGCCATCAAAGGTTATGGTTTATATCCAAGGTCCTGCTTCAGGTGTTGACTTAATGGTTGCTGGACTTCAAATTTTTCCTGTTGATAGACATGCAAGGTTTAAATATCTAAAGTCTCAAACAGACAAG ATCCGAAAGCGTGATGTTACCCTGAAATTCTCTGGACTGGACGCAAGTAACTACTCGAAAACCTCAGTGCAAGTCAGACAAATTCAGAATGATTTTCCAGTTGGAACATGCATCAGCAGAATGAACATTGACAATGAGGATTTTGTAGACTTCTTTGTGAAACATTTTAACTGGGCTGTGTTTGGTAATGAGTTGAAATGGTACTGGACCGAGCCGCAACAGGGGAATTTCAACTACAAGGATGCAGATGATCTCTTAAACTTGTGTCAGAAGAACAAGATAGAAACTCGCGGCCATTGTATCTTCTGGGAAGTGGATGGAACCGTCCAGCAATGGATTAAAGCGCTGAACAAAACTGACCTCATGGCGGCCGTCCAGAACAGATTAAACGGCCTGCTTACTCGGTATAAAGGCAAGTTCAATCACTATGATGTTAACAATGAAATGCTGCATGGTTCATTTTACCAGGACAGGTTAGGTAAGGACATAAGGACCAACATGTTTAAGACTGCGAATCAACTTGATCCGACCGCTACCCTTTTCGTGAATGATTATCACGTGGAAGATGGATGTGACACCAGATCATGTCCGGAAAAATACATTGAACATATTCTTGATTTGCAAGAACAGGGGTCCCCTGTTGGTGGAATTGGAATTCAAGGCCATATAGATAGTCCGGTTGGGCCTATCGTTTGTTCATCCCTTGATAAACTGGGAATTCTTGGCTTACCTATATGGTTCACCGAGCTAGATGTGTCGTCGACTAACGAATATGTTAGAGCAGATGATTTGGAAGTTATGTTGAGGGAAGCCATGGCTCATCCGGCCGTCGAAGGCCTAATGCTGTGGGGATTTTGGGAGTTGTTCATGAGCCGTGACAACTCTCACTTGGTTAATGCAGAAGGTGAAATCAATGAAGCTGGAAAAAGGTTCCTTGCTCTTAAGCAAGAATGGCTTTCTCATAGCCATGGAAATGTTGATCAGCAAGGTCAATACAATTTTAGAGGCTTTCATGGAACATACAAGGTTGATATTGTCATTGATACAAAGAAAGTTTCCAAGACCTTTGTCCTTGACAAGGGTGACTCTCCAATGGTGGTTTCCATAGACTTCTAA